DNA from Pseudomonadota bacterium:
CCAAGCTGGAAAGCTGTGTAGGCTCCGTGTTTGAAGCTTCCCCTTTTCATTGTCGCGAATCTTCTTTCCACATCAAGAGGAGATGTGGTTGATGTGTGTACATCCATATAAGCGGATTTGAAATTTGTGGAATAACTTGCCCACATGTCCATAAACTTTTCGGTAATTTCTTTTTCTCTTGCATCCCAGTTGGCAGCATCACCATCAAGATCAAAAGGAGCAAGAGTCTCTAATTTGGCTGTATGATATCCTTTTGGGGCCAGGCCTGGTGAATAAAGACTTAAGGGAGAAGCATGCGCATGAAGTGAAATTTCTCCGTTATCCATTTTTTTGAACCCTGCATTCAGATCCTCAAAATTATCAAGTCCCAAAACACAGGTGAGTGCTTTATTTACATCGGGATTATCTTTTGCAGCCTTATATTCAACCGGTTCTTTTAAGGCAATATTGAAATTAAGCATGCTGTAATATTCCCATTTCCACTCATTGACATAAAAATTAAGATCGTCAGTACAGTTCTCTTCTCCTACAAGCTCCTTAAAAGTCTGTTCGGGATTTAAACTACTAATGATTGTTTTTCCCCAGAATTCTCTGCCGTCTTCCATCTTAACCCCGACAGCCCTGCCGTTTTCCATAATGATTTTTTCAGGAGCCATTCCTTCAACAACGTCTCCACCTGCATGGGTGATTCCAATCAAAGCTCCTATGGCTCTGTGAGTACCTCCCCGGCAGATTCCGCTGTTTAACATCCGGTAAACAAACAGGGGAAACAAAAAGCCCAATCCCGACTCAAATGGAACCCCCCACATGGTTGCCAGATACAGAAGAAGGGTTTTTGTAGGCTCGCCAAAACCAAACTGATCAACGATTTGCAAAAAATTCATTTCCGCCAATTCTCCAAATCGATTTGCTATAGGCATGTTAGCTTTTTCAAACATTGCAAACTGGTCAAGAGCAGGTACTGCGTAAGTATATGTAGCAGGAAATAAAATTTCATCAAAGATGGCCTTCATCTCTTCATGAAGGGCGAGAAAACTTTTTGCATCATCTTTGGAGAATGTGCTTATAGATTGCGCTGTTTTTTCAGGGTCCTGATAAAAAACCAGGGGGCCATCTTTGGTTATCAGGGCTGCCTGAACTTCGGGAGTAACAAATTTGACCCCATCAGCAGCCATATCAAAGTCTTTATAGGCCGGCATCAATTCGCCCATAACCATATATGTTGCATGAGGCTGATAACGAAAACCTCCTGAATTATCGGAAGCTGCGCCGCCGCCCATCTCGCGCCTTTTCTCAATCACCAGTACCTTGGCGCCTGCTTTTATCAGGTATGCAGCAGTAGTTAACCCGTTGGGACCACCGCCGATTATTATAGCATCATATTCTCTTTTATCCATTTCAATTTCTCCTTGCGATAGTCTGTAATTACTAGTCCAATATGCTCGTCTTTTTTAACGGGACGTAAGTCTTGTCGATATATTTTTTCTGAATATATTCAAAAGCTCTGTGAACCCACCAAGGCTGATTTCTTATCCCAAGCTCTTCAGCGATCTGACATGCCGCACGGTATCCGTTTCCGCCGCTGCTCCATGAAGGCCCGACGCTTCCTGCTCCGTAAAGGTTTTTAATAGGAGTTACAACTCCTCCTTTTTCAAAACCTTCTATATCCGCTCTGTTTGCAAAAAACATTTGGTTGGCTGCAGTGCTTCCACCGCTCATACATCCTCTGGTGTAGTGTGGATTAAATCTTGAAAGATCAAGGGGTGTGGTGAACCAATAGTCAAGTATACTATCTGTAAAACCCGGGCAGGCTTTTTCCATGGTTCCAATGTGAGTATCAAATACAGACTTTCTGAAATCCTTGTCATCCCAGATCTCCGGCCCGCCCTTTTCATAGATTGCATAAGGTACTTCTATGCAAACATTTATAACACAATTATCAGATTTGGTTTGTGTTGGATCATCCATATGAGCATAAACATAACTAAGAGGTGTTAATCCTTCTGAAGGAATTCTGCCGCCGACTCTTTCTCCCCATCCCTGCATAAGTTCTCCCAGGGTATTTGGTCCTATCATGCCGGTCAGTGATTGAATAATATCAGGATCATCTTTTTCCGCTTCAAAGCGGGGCCTGTGTTTTAATGCAAAATGTATTTCGACCAGTACTCCGTCATACTTCCAGTTTGTCTTAAGTTTCTGGATTACTTTTCTGTCGAGATGCTCCTCACCCACCATTTCGCAAAATGTGTAACGGGGATTTATATTGGTTACAACCTTTTTTGCGGTTATTTCTTTACCCGGAAAAGCTGCATCATCATCTAAAATAACTCCTTTGGCTTCTCCTCCTGCAACAATAATTTTCTTTACCGGGCAACTGTTAAACAACTTACCGCCAAGAGCCCTGAAACAACGTATAAATACATGGGCTACGGAATGACATCCGTTTTTCGGATGAGAATAATATAATCCCATCGGCAGCAATGCGGCCAGCATACTCTGTCCTCCGGTATAGTGAGGATATATGGCGCCTCCTATGGCAATACTTGCGGCATACATTTTAAACTGTTCGCTTTCATACATTGCATCCAGCATTTCAAATGCATTTAAGTCGGTTATCTCGTACGGATCTTTAAACGGAAAAACAGGAGCAACCAGATCAAGAAGAATATCGAAATTTTCCCAGGTCCAGAAATCAGTGAAAAACAACTCTGTGAATTTGCACATCTTGGATACTTTATCATCATAAGGCTCAGAAAAATAGGCAACCATATCCAAAATCTTTTGGGCATCTTTTTCCGAAAATCTTCTTACTTTATCAGCCGTTTTTGTCGGGTCCCAGCAGTTATTTACAAGACAGGTATTGTCTTCAAAAATATAGCCCCAGCCCCAATCCGCCATCATATGTGTATCCTGATATCCATATCTGTCCAATTCCAAATCCAGTTGAGACATCATTATAGGCTCTACATCTCCCCATATACAGGACTGAACTATATGACCGGGACGCATAGCTTCGTGAGCGCACCGTCCTCCTCCCGATTCCTCCCTGGCTTCAAATACTGCCACTTTCAATCCTGCCTTTTGAAGATAACAGGCACAAACCAATCCAGATACACCACCGCCAATAATGGCAACATCAAAATCTTCATGTTTTGACATGTTAATTAATCCTCCTTATTTTTATCATCCCGGTGCCAAGCCTAAAAACCAGCAATTGACAAATATCTTTATCCTGATGCATAATAATTAGGCTTATAGTTCAACAAACAGTATTTTATTCCATTAATTTGGGTAAAGGATAAATTACACATGGCCTCTTTACCACGAACAAAGGTTGCGCAGACAAATGCAAAGCTATATATGTCTTTGGGAATATTGATTAAAGACTACCGTAAATGGCGTGGAATCAGCCAGGAGGCTTTTGCGGAATCTATAAAGATAAGTGTGAGGGAATTGCAATATTGGGAGTCCGATACCCGAAACGCCAGAATAGAAAATCTTCATGACCTTTCCGAAGTAGCCGGAATCCCAATGCAGGTTTGTGTGGCGTTGAATGCTCAACAGCCGGTCTGGTATTCGCTCAGAACAAGGCGCTTTACCTACTCATCTATTGAAGAAGCCCTTTTTTCCTCTCCTGAATTATTAAAAAGCAGCCAACAATTCGATGAAGGTGTCATAACAAGATATGATACGGTTAAAACCGATAAACATATCCGTATGATTATTTCCTGTCATTGCGACATTTACGGGACCGAAAACACAATTACGGCTAATACAATAAAAGCAGCCGGTATGCTGCTTCCCGACCTTAATATTATTGCTTTTGATAGTTGGGGACATTATGTGGGGCACCAGATCTGTTTACCTGTCAAATATGATTTGTACCGACAGCTAAAGGAACAAAATGTGTTTGAAGGAAATATTACAGATAAGACAATAGCTGATATTCTCAAAATGGGTGAAGGAGTATTTTATTTTTATTCAATATTTACGGCCAATACGAGTGCTGCACAAACGATTTTGAGCAATAATCACAGATACCTTGATAAAATTGAATCCAAAGATAAATATCTGATTGTCCGAAATGCAGTCACAGCTGACGGAAGAAACCTTTCCGGCAGCTTTGGAATGAAAATGATATTTAGCAAAAAAACGGCAAATAAAAATATTCAGACAGAAACAGTTCCTGCAATGTATGAAGCCAGATTGGATCTATTACTGGAACGAGCCGGAAAACCGTATTCTTTGTTTGAAGAATCTGCTGAAAAACCAGATAAAAGTAATTTCATTGAAGATGCCGGAAATAAAGAGTCAACGGTTAAACCGGACAAAAAACGATATAATATAAATGAATTACATCAAAAGTTTATGGAAGCAAAAAAAGGCGGCGATTTTCCGCTAAACGTTGATTTTCCGCTAAACGTTGACACCAAAAAACAAAGCTCCATAAATAATGAAAATAACGTAAAACAATTAAAACCAGATATATGCCCGAACCCCAAATGTGTTTTCTACAGTAAACTAAATAAAGGCAATATTGTTTTAAATGGAACATACCGTAAAAAAGATGGTAGCGTATCTCGCCGGTTTTTGTGCAAAAAATGTGGTAAATCATTTTGCAACAGAGCCGGAAGTATTTTCTATGGGTTAAGATCTCCGGAAGAAAAAGTTTTGAAATCTATAGAGCTATTGCAGAAAGGAGAGTCCATACAAGGCGTGTCAAAGGCTCTTGGAGTAAAATTCGATACTGTCCGGCACTGGATGAAAATTGCTGCCGAAGAAAAACAGTAAAGTAAAATAGAAGCACCAAAAGAAAAACCATTCCTGCCATTGTTTTGCATCAAGCAGTCGGCAATAATGGGCTTTCAGCTTTTTTTATTTCCTCGATCGCTGATAAATATATTATACATTTAATTATCTTTCTTAGGCTTCTGCCTGGATTCGGCAAACTTCTTGAGTGCCGAGGTAACTCCCTGAAAAACTGCTGTGCCTTTAGGCCAACCGCAGTAAAATGCCAGGTGCAATACGGCTTCCTGTAATTGTTCCTCGGTCAACTCATTGTTTGCCAGCGCACCAAGAACCTGGGTTTCGATCAGATCAGGACGATCCATCTGCGCTATCGCGCCGATCACCAAAAGCCGCCGGTCGCGGATTGACAGCTGAGGACGTGTCCATATATTTCCAAACACAATGCTTAACGTAGCGTCAACAAACGGTGGCAAGTCATCGGAGGCCGGTGGCATCTGAACCGTGCCTTTTCCGTAGACCTTGTCCAGCATTTGAGCGCCGCGTCGCTTAGGATCTGAGTCGTCACTAACCTCAGCTGCAATGTGTTTGGTTGTACCCAGTGGTAAGCCAAAGATCAAATCGCCCCGCTGCTTCGCCAATACTGCGCCGGGTACTTCAACGCCAAGACTATTGGCAAGATCGATACCTGCATCGAGATCCTTATAAAGCAATTTGGCAGCATTATAAAACAATTCTATCGTCTCTTTAGGTAAGGCCTTTTCATCAAGAGGCTTTACGCCACGCTTTTCGAGTATGATCGTGCTTTGAATATTGTGGGGATCACTTTTGCGGATAACCTCGATCAGCTTATTGATATCTACACCGGCTGCCTCCACCAGTAGTCCACCTTCGTAAGCTCCCATGCTTGCACAATAGTGGATTATGTTGCGTGCCACTTTTGCTGTCATACCTGAGCCGATCGGGCCCATATGCGAGAATATCGACGAAAATTCCTCCATAACGCTGCGTATAGATTCGATAGTATCCTCATCTCCCCCTGCCATCAGACCGGCGGTGCCTTTACACGTTGGTGCGCCACCGGTAGTAATTGCAACATCAATAAGCTTAAAGCCATTTTTAACGGATTCATCGGCCAATTCTATTACAATAGGTACGCGTATCGTACTCATAAGAGCAACTATCAGGTCAGGATGCACACCTTCGGCTATCCCATGAGGACCGAAGAGCACCGCGCGGGCTTGGTCTGCGTTGACCACGGAGATTACAATGACATCAGAATTAATAGCTACTTCCGCCGGTGAGCTACAGACCTTAACGCCGGCAACTTTGGTTATCGTTTCAGGGCGAATATCGTAACCGCTTACTTCGCGACCATTTCGAATCAGACATTCTGCTATACCGACGCCGATTATACCCATACCAATCACGCCGCAACGCTGCCGAGGTGTCGTTGTATCTTCAGGCATATTTTTGCTCCTTCATTTCTAACAACTTAAAAGTAATATTGTTGATTATTAGAATTCGCTCTGAGCAGTAATACGACAAAGCTCAGATTGCCAGAGTATAACCCCCGCTCACCCGCAATGTTTCACCTGTAATAAAGGATGATCGTGCTGAGGCCAGATACAGCATTGCTTCGACTATATCATTAATATCACCTTCACAATCCAGGACTTGCTGTTTCTTTATGGTGTCAAGAATCCACTCCGGCAATTCTTTCCGGATCGTGTCGGTGTAAATCAGTCCGGGAGCAATAGCGTTCACGCGGATACCGTCGGCCTTGAAGTCGCGTGCCATAGTGATAGTCAGGCCACGAACTGCAAGCTTCGACACGCCATAGGTGGTTGGACAGTCATAGGCGGCTGAAGATGAAATATTGATGATCACTGAGTCCCCGCGACCCGACATGGCCTGGTGTGCTGCCAGCGAGCAGATGATTACACCCATCACATTCACATCGAATAGCCTACGCAATTTGGCTATTCCCGAGGTGGTCATTGGTTCTGCGTAAGCGGCGGAGTGCAGTCCGGCGTTATTTATAAGGATATCGATACCGCCATACTCTGAAACAACCCGCTCTATCACGGTAGCGACCTGTATCTCATCGGCTACATCACACTCGACCGGAAGAGCCTCGCCTCCGCTGGCCCGGAGTTCAGCAGCAGCTTCCTCCGCTGCTACACCATCAATATCCGCCAAAACGATACGTGCGCCGCGCTCCATGAGTGCCTGCCCGAAGGCCTTGCCGAAACCTCGACCGCCACCGGTTATCAAAGCGACTCGTCCTTCGAATTCATGAGATTCGTTCTTGTTCATAACTTTTCCCATATTGTGTTCTCCTACCTTCACATTAGAAGATAACCCCCATCAACAACTACAATACTGCCGGTCATATAATCAGACATACTGCTTGACAAAAAACATACAACTTTGGCTATGTCATCAGGAGTTCCCCAGCGGCCAAGAACAGAACGCGCCGGAGGTATTGCGTCTGGTGGTAAGTTCAGCGATGCCAAAACTGCTGCCCCACCCGGCGTAGGAACGCCGCCGGGAGCAATAGCGTTTATTAAAATATTATGCTGGCCCAGTTCTTTGGCTAAAGATTTGGTAAGAGATATTACACCACCTTTTGTAGCGTCATAATGAATAAGATTACCGGACGGAACAATTGCACCGCATGAGGCAATATTGATGATTCTTCCTCCTTGACCGCCTTCAATCATCTTTTTTGCAGCAGCCTTGCTATAGAAGAAGAGTCCTTTTAGATTGATATCCATAGTTTTAATCAATAATTCTTCGGATAAATCCATAAAAGCAGAAGGAATATAAATGCCGGCATTGTTTACAAGGATATCAAGCTGTCCAAATTTGGCAACAGCTGTTTGCACCACACGATCTGCATCGCCGGAGATTGATGCATCGGCCTGAATCACAGCAGCTTTTCCTCCCGACCTGGTAATTTGCTCTTTGGTATGACTGGCTGCATCTGCATTAATATCTGAAATTAACACTGAAGCTCCTGCTTCAGCCAATCTAAGGGCAATTCCCTGGCCTATCCCCATTGCAGCACCTGTAACAATTGCAACTTTCCCATTAAGATTAAGTAAGTTAGATATTCCTGATGTGCTCATAAGAAACTCTCCTTTATTTGAATTATGTTCTTACTAAGGTTTTTGTGCGATATTATTATAAAATAAGTTAAGGGAGCCGGTTTCAAAATGTTTCAGTTTGGTCAAGCTCAAGGCGGGCGAAAATTTTAACCGCAGGAATACATGGAGTATTTCGAGGATTAAAATTTGAGCCCAACGCAGAGATCGGCCAAAATGGGGCGTTTTGCAATTGGCTCAAGGGATTTAAACCTGAAACCAGAGTCTGTTCGTTTGCTCCAGCCGGCGTAAGGTGCAGCAAAATGCTGTTTTGATTCATGCAACTTTTTTCTCCTGAAGCTGCCGGAGAATCTTTTCCGGGGTCAAGGGAAGCTCTTTGAATCTTATGCCTGTCGCATCGTAGATTGCGTTAAAAATAGCAGGGGCAATGGGAGCCAGCAGGCCTTCCCCGCTTTCCTTTGCACCAAAAGGACCACCTGGATCATTGGATTCGATAAAGATATTTTCCATTTCCGTCATCTCAAACGCTGTAGGTATTTTGTAGTCAATAAATGACGGATTTAATGTTTTGCCCTCACTGATGAGCAATTCTTCGTGAAAAGTGTATCCGAGTCCCATTGCTGCCGACCCCTCAATCTGACCCGTCAATCCCAGTGGATTAATGACACGTCCGCAATCATCAGAAACCGTAAGCTTTCCCACCTTTACATGACCTGTTTCCTGATCAACCCTTACCTCTGCAATTACTGCTACAAAGCTGTAAGCAGGTGAATAATTGCCGTATCCTGTCACCATATCTACTTGACCCATTTCCGGGCTATATGAACCTGCTCCCGTAACAGCCATGCCACCTTGAGCCATCTGACATAGCGCTATTGCCTCAGTAAAAGAAAATCCCTTGTCGGGCATACCTTTTACATAGATTCTCCGTTTTCTTGCTTTCATGTCTTCAACTCTTGCTTCCAGTTTTCCTGCAACCGCCTGTAAAAGCTTCTGCTTCAAATCAGCAGCCGCCCGTTTGGCTGCATTACCGGTTTGGAAAGTAACCCGGCTCCCTGAGCTGAACAAATCGGGGGGTGTTAAATCCGTATCAGGGATTGTGATTTTTGTATCCTCCAATTCTATACCCAGTTCTTCCGCTACGATTTGCGAAAGCACTGTATCAGATCCCTGGCCGATATCGGAAGCACCGGAAATTATCATAACCGTGCCGTCAGTATTGGCTTTAACAAAGATAGTAGAAGAAGCCGTGAAGGGACCCATCATGGGAAAACTGGGACCGCACTCAAAGCTGCTGCAAGCAACGCCGATTCCCTGTAGAGGAGGAAGTTTTCTGTATTTGGACTTCCATTGTGAGGCCAGGGCAGCCGTGCGTAAACATTTTGACACGCTTCCGCTTGAAATTTTAAGGCCGTTTGAGGTTATATCTCCGGCCTTAAGACCGTTTTTAATTCTTAGCTCAAGCGGGTCTAAGCCTAATTCTTCAGCTACCGCATCCAGTTGCACTTCCGAAGCCAGTCGAATCTGAGGTGACATAAATCCCCGCATTGCCCCGCAGGGGGTGTTGTTGGTATATACACGGCAGGATTCAAACTTCATATTAGGCAGCCTATAGGGAAGCGTAAGCCACAGGTTGGAAAGTATGGCAGCACCATGCCCGAGGCTGCTGTATGCACCTCCATCAATCATTGTCTTTGCTGTCCGGCTTATGATTGTTCCATCTTTCTTAACCCCGATCTTCAAAATCACTTCCAGGGGATGTCTTCTCCTGCCTGCGGTAAACTCCTCTTCCCGAGTGTAGTAAATCCTGACCGGTCGGCCTGTCTTTTGTGAGAGTAAGGCACAACAGAGATAAAGGGGGAAAATTTCCATTTTTCCACCGAAGCCGCCTCCCATTGGGGGCTTTATCACCCTTACTTTGCCCGGCTCAATACCCAAAAGAACCGCCAGAGGATTTTTCAACATAAAAGGGGCCTGGGTAGAAGTCCAAAGGGTCAGCTTCCCTGAAGAATCGAAATCGGCTATAGAAACATTAGGTTCCATGTAACAATGCTGTACAGCCCCGGTTATAAACTTATCCTCCCGGATATAGTCGGAATCCCGAAAGCCTGCCTCAACGTCGCCGAATTCCAGTTTTGCCCCGGCCGAAATATTTCCTTTAAAACCCTCATGGATTAATGGAGCCCCTTCTCTTATTGCTTCTTCTATTGAAAAAACGGGAGGAAGCTCTTCATAGTCAACCTCGATAAGCTCCAAAGCCTCTTCTGCGGCATCTTCACTGACTGCAGCTACCGCCGCAACCTCATCACCGATATAGTTTACCTTATCCCGTGCCAAAAGGTATTGATCACCACTTCCCGGCAATGCAAGCATCATAAACCCGTATTTAATGTCTACAATGTCGTGCCCGGTAATAACCGCTTTTACTCCTTTAACCCTTTCCGCTTTGCTTGTATCAATTTTCACAATCCTTGCATGGGGATAAGGGCTGCGCAGGATTTTACCGTATAACATGCCAGGTAAAGATATATCCGTGGTAAACTGTGCTTCCCCATTTGCTTTAATTATTCCATCTACCCGCGGTAGTGGTTTTCCAATTACAGCATAATTTCCCATAGCCATTCATCCTTTCTTATATCTCACTATCAATCCTACTCAAAAGCCTTATATTTTCCTGAATCATTATTTTTATTCTTGGAACTCTAAATAATAATTACTTGTAAGGAACTCCCATCCGCGCAAGTTCATCTTTTACTCTGTTATAGCTGCTAAGCCAATCTTCCTTCGGTTGGACAGTCTTTAAGTCATATAGTTCGGGAAAGTCTTTAGGCTGCTGGGCATGTTCTTTTTCAACTATCCACCTGTCATAAATAGTCTTAGCCAGTTTATTAGCTTTTTGCTCATCCATACCTGCAACAGCCGAGAGTATTTCACCAACAAAGCGAGCCTCCAAGCCTGACCAGCCTGTGCTCCAGCAATATCCAAATCCACAAGCTGTATAGAGAACAGATGCAGCCGCCTCCCAATAAAGAGATGCTTCAGTGCCCCTGAACTTCTCCTCGGTAGTTACCATACCACCAATGGGAAGTCGGACATTGCGTTCTGCGGCGCGGGTTGCCGCTCCGTTTGCCCATAATGTTTGCGACCTTGTCCATTCACCCCTTACGGTATTATTCCAAATTTGGGCCGGGATTGCGTTGCTGTAAGCGAGCTGCCCCAGCATGCTTGCA
Protein-coding regions in this window:
- a CDS encoding NAD(P)/FAD-dependent oxidoreductase — encoded protein: MSKHEDFDVAIIGGGVSGLVCACYLQKAGLKVAVFEAREESGGGRCAHEAMRPGHIVQSCIWGDVEPIMMSQLDLELDRYGYQDTHMMADWGWGYIFEDNTCLVNNCWDPTKTADKVRRFSEKDAQKILDMVAYFSEPYDDKVSKMCKFTELFFTDFWTWENFDILLDLVAPVFPFKDPYEITDLNAFEMLDAMYESEQFKMYAASIAIGGAIYPHYTGGQSMLAALLPMGLYYSHPKNGCHSVAHVFIRCFRALGGKLFNSCPVKKIIVAGGEAKGVILDDDAAFPGKEITAKKVVTNINPRYTFCEMVGEEHLDRKVIQKLKTNWKYDGVLVEIHFALKHRPRFEAEKDDPDIIQSLTGMIGPNTLGELMQGWGERVGGRIPSEGLTPLSYVYAHMDDPTQTKSDNCVINVCIEVPYAIYEKGGPEIWDDKDFRKSVFDTHIGTMEKACPGFTDSILDYWFTTPLDLSRFNPHYTRGCMSGGSTAANQMFFANRADIEGFEKGGVVTPIKNLYGAGSVGPSWSSGGNGYRAACQIAEELGIRNQPWWVHRAFEYIQKKYIDKTYVPLKKTSILD
- a CDS encoding xanthine dehydrogenase family protein molybdopterin-binding subunit, which translates into the protein MGNYAVIGKPLPRVDGIIKANGEAQFTTDISLPGMLYGKILRSPYPHARIVKIDTSKAERVKGVKAVITGHDIVDIKYGFMMLALPGSGDQYLLARDKVNYIGDEVAAVAAVSEDAAEEALELIEVDYEELPPVFSIEEAIREGAPLIHEGFKGNISAGAKLEFGDVEAGFRDSDYIREDKFITGAVQHCYMEPNVSIADFDSSGKLTLWTSTQAPFMLKNPLAVLLGIEPGKVRVIKPPMGGGFGGKMEIFPLYLCCALLSQKTGRPVRIYYTREEEFTAGRRRHPLEVILKIGVKKDGTIISRTAKTMIDGGAYSSLGHGAAILSNLWLTLPYRLPNMKFESCRVYTNNTPCGAMRGFMSPQIRLASEVQLDAVAEELGLDPLELRIKNGLKAGDITSNGLKISSGSVSKCLRTAALASQWKSKYRKLPPLQGIGVACSSFECGPSFPMMGPFTASSTIFVKANTDGTVMIISGASDIGQGSDTVLSQIVAEELGIELEDTKITIPDTDLTPPDLFSSGSRVTFQTGNAAKRAAADLKQKLLQAVAGKLEARVEDMKARKRRIYVKGMPDKGFSFTEAIALCQMAQGGMAVTGAGSYSPEMGQVDMVTGYGNYSPAYSFVAVIAEVRVDQETGHVKVGKLTVSDDCGRVINPLGLTGQIEGSAAMGLGYTFHEELLISEGKTLNPSFIDYKIPTAFEMTEMENIFIESNDPGGPFGAKESGEGLLAPIAPAIFNAIYDATGIRFKELPLTPEKILRQLQEKKVA
- a CDS encoding NAD(P)/FAD-dependent oxidoreductase, whose translation is MDKREYDAIIIGGGPNGLTTAAYLIKAGAKVLVIEKRREMGGGAASDNSGGFRYQPHATYMVMGELMPAYKDFDMAADGVKFVTPEVQAALITKDGPLVFYQDPEKTAQSISTFSKDDAKSFLALHEEMKAIFDEILFPATYTYAVPALDQFAMFEKANMPIANRFGELAEMNFLQIVDQFGFGEPTKTLLLYLATMWGVPFESGLGFLFPLFVYRMLNSGICRGGTHRAIGALIGITHAGGDVVEGMAPEKIIMENGRAVGVKMEDGREFWGKTIISSLNPEQTFKELVGEENCTDDLNFYVNEWKWEYYSMLNFNIALKEPVEYKAAKDNPDVNKALTCVLGLDNFEDLNAGFKKMDNGEISLHAHASPLSLYSPGLAPKGYHTAKLETLAPFDLDGDAANWDAREKEITEKFMDMWASYSTNFKSAYMDVHTSTTSPLDVERRFATMKRGSFKHGAYTAFQLGSNRPNPLCSSYRTPIPGLYVNGASTYPGGMILGACGYVAASAIVEDLGMGKWWSDPDCVIQAREKGLLP
- a CDS encoding SDR family oxidoreductase, with translation MNKNESHEFEGRVALITGGGRGFGKAFGQALMERGARIVLADIDGVAAEEAAAELRASGGEALPVECDVADEIQVATVIERVVSEYGGIDILINNAGLHSAAYAEPMTTSGIAKLRRLFDVNVMGVIICSLAAHQAMSGRGDSVIINISSSAAYDCPTTYGVSKLAVRGLTITMARDFKADGIRVNAIAPGLIYTDTIRKELPEWILDTIKKQQVLDCEGDINDIVEAMLYLASARSSFITGETLRVSGGYTLAI
- a CDS encoding helix-turn-helix domain-containing protein, translated to MASLPRTKVAQTNAKLYMSLGILIKDYRKWRGISQEAFAESIKISVRELQYWESDTRNARIENLHDLSEVAGIPMQVCVALNAQQPVWYSLRTRRFTYSSIEEALFSSPELLKSSQQFDEGVITRYDTVKTDKHIRMIISCHCDIYGTENTITANTIKAAGMLLPDLNIIAFDSWGHYVGHQICLPVKYDLYRQLKEQNVFEGNITDKTIADILKMGEGVFYFYSIFTANTSAAQTILSNNHRYLDKIESKDKYLIVRNAVTADGRNLSGSFGMKMIFSKKTANKNIQTETVPAMYEARLDLLLERAGKPYSLFEESAEKPDKSNFIEDAGNKESTVKPDKKRYNINELHQKFMEAKKGGDFPLNVDFPLNVDTKKQSSINNENNVKQLKPDICPNPKCVFYSKLNKGNIVLNGTYRKKDGSVSRRFLCKKCGKSFCNRAGSIFYGLRSPEEKVLKSIELLQKGESIQGVSKALGVKFDTVRHWMKIAAEEKQ
- a CDS encoding SDR family oxidoreductase; the protein is MSTSGISNLLNLNGKVAIVTGAAMGIGQGIALRLAEAGASVLISDINADAASHTKEQITRSGGKAAVIQADASISGDADRVVQTAVAKFGQLDILVNNAGIYIPSAFMDLSEELLIKTMDINLKGLFFYSKAAAKKMIEGGQGGRIINIASCGAIVPSGNLIHYDATKGGVISLTKSLAKELGQHNILINAIAPGGVPTPGGAAVLASLNLPPDAIPPARSVLGRWGTPDDIAKVVCFLSSSMSDYMTGSIVVVDGGYLLM
- a CDS encoding carboxymuconolactone decarboxylase family protein; its protein translation is MPEDTTTPRQRCGVIGMGIIGVGIAECLIRNGREVSGYDIRPETITKVAGVKVCSSPAEVAINSDVIVISVVNADQARAVLFGPHGIAEGVHPDLIVALMSTIRVPIVIELADESVKNGFKLIDVAITTGGAPTCKGTAGLMAGGDEDTIESIRSVMEEFSSIFSHMGPIGSGMTAKVARNIIHYCASMGAYEGGLLVEAAGVDINKLIEVIRKSDPHNIQSTIILEKRGVKPLDEKALPKETIELFYNAAKLLYKDLDAGIDLANSLGVEVPGAVLAKQRGDLIFGLPLGTTKHIAAEVSDDSDPKRRGAQMLDKVYGKGTVQMPPASDDLPPFVDATLSIVFGNIWTRPQLSIRDRRLLVIGAIAQMDRPDLIETQVLGALANNELTEEQLQEAVLHLAFYCGWPKGTAVFQGVTSALKKFAESRQKPKKDN